TACCATGCTCATTGGGGCAATGAACGTACATCGAGTCTTCTTGGATAATGGGAGTTCTACAAACATCTTGTACTACAGCACCTACAAAAAGCTGGGTTTCCCAGATAGTGACATGTATTTCGAAGATGCGCACGTCTATGGCTTTACTGGGGAAGCAATGAGAGTTATGGGTTCTGTCAGGCTTCCCGTCACGCTCGGGGAAGGAGCCTTGTCGGTTACCCAAATGATAGATTTCAAGGTGTTAGATCAGGATTCCGCGCACAATGTGTTGGTCGGCAGACCTTGGTTGCGAGCattcagggtgataacctcgatacaccacttgatgataaagttcccaacGCCAAACGGGGTGGGCAGTCTGAGAGGGTCACAGTATGAGTCACGCGGCTGCTATCATAAGGCTGTCAAGGAATTTCGTAGAAGAAGGTATGAAGGGAAAGGTATCCCATTTGAAGATGTAGAAGATATTCATACAAAACCAAGTGGAGAGGTCCATGCCCACTATTTCGTTGAAAGCCCCGGAAAGGAAGAAACCAATGTCTCTGGGAACTCTTTTTCCTCGTGGGGACGTATTTCGAGGATCCGTAGCGTGGAGGAAGTGGTGGTGAACCATACCGAGGCGATCATACAGAAAGAAGTTAACGGGGAAAagttggaaggaagaagtgagattttgTGAGGTCTCGGGAATAGCCtcaaggtggatgctcctcaaaaGAAGGACGCGCCCTAGAATAAAATTGAGGTTGATGCTTCTCCAAACGAGGACGCGCCCTCAGATGCGAAAGTGGAAGTCGAAgacccccgagactttgatttcAATTTGGATCCCAGGATATTTATGCCCGCCGAAAAGACGGGACCGGCTGAAGACACAATATCTATTCCAGTTGATAAAAATGATCCGAGCAGGGTTTTGAAAGTGGGATCCCAGTTGGATGATGAGATGAGAGGAAGTCTTGCCCGCTTTCTAATTGCAAATCTTGATGtcttcgcatggagtcattcagataTGATAGGAATCGACCCGGAGGTAATGTGTCACCGTTTGAATATCCTCCCGAATTGCAAAGGCATACGTCAGAAACGCCGCCCGGTAAGTGGAGAAAGGGCAATAGCGTTAAAAGAAGAAGTGGACCGGTTGTTGGAGGTGGGGCTGATCAAAGAGTCTTTCTACCCTGAATGGCTTGCAAATCCGGTACTGGTGAAGAAATCGAACGGGAAGTGGAGAacatgtgtggatttcacagACCTCAATAAGGCCTGTCCAAAGGACAGCTTCCCGTTTCCAAGAATCGATCAGTTGGTTGACGCAACGGCGGGGCATGCATTgttgagttttatggatgcatactccggttacaatcaaattccgatgtatggccccgatcaagaacatacatccttcattactgacagggggttatactgctacataggaatgccgtttggattgattaatgctggcgcgacctaccagcggttggtaaacatgatgttcaagGATCAAATCGGAAGAActatggaagtgtatgtggatgatatgctgGTAAAGTCCAAGGTTGCGGGTGACCACATCAAGCACTTGATGGAAATGTTTGACATTCTGAGGAGGTTTCGTATGAAATTAAACCCGCAAAAATGTGTGTTCGGCGTGGAGTCGGGCAAGTTTCTTGGGTTCATTGTCAACcacaggggaattgaggccaaccccgcaaAGATCAAGGCATTGATAGATATGAAGTCACCCACCAACTTGTAGTTTGACTGGGAGAATCGCCGCGTTAAATCGATTTGTTTCCAAGTCGTCCGATAGATGCAAGGAATTTTTCAAGGCGATCAAATTAGCTgggaaagactttgtatggacgCCAGAATGTGAAGATGCTTTCAAAAGAATCAAGAAGCAACTGGGAAACCCTCCCGTGTTGTCAAAGCCGTTGGATGGAGAGTCTCTAATACTGTACCTCGCAGTTTCTGAATATTCGATCAGTGCAGTTCTGGTAAGAGAAGAAGATGGGCAGCAATCACCAGTGTACTACGTGAGCAAGCGGTTACACGACGCTGAAACTCGTTACACAAGCATGGAGAAACTGGTTTACGCCCTAATTCTTGTGTCAAGAAAATTGCGACCGTATTTTCAAGCCCATACAATTGAAGTTCGTACAGCGTACCCACTGCGACAGGTTCTGCACAAACCAGAGTCATCAGGCAGAATGCTGAAATGGGCTGTGGAGTTGGGATAATTTGATTTGGAATATGTAACTCGAACAGCGATAAAAGGGCAAGCCTTAGCCGATTTCTTTttggaatttgattctgaaaTTGATGATAAAGCTTTGGTAATGCTACCTCCGCCTCATTCTGAGGAGTCTTTGGAAGAGTTTCCGCAtccttggtggatcttgcatgtggatggggcGGTTAACCATGGATGAGCGGGTGCGGGTATAGTACTTGTATCTCCGGAAGGCCACCATCTGATGAGCGTcattcatttcaagttttatacaaccaataatgatgcggagtatgaGGCGCTGATTAATGGCCTAAAAATCGCTTTGGAAATGGGGGCGCGGAACTTAATTGCAAGAAGTGACTCAGAGTTGGTAGTGAATTAGGTGAACGGGGGATTTCAAGCGCGAGGCCCACGAacagaattatacttgagatgtACACAGCGCCTGATTGGAATGTTCAAAGAAGTTAGATTGGAATGTGTTCCGCGGGAGAAGAGCAGTAATGCGGATGCTCTGGCAAAAATGGGGTCGCAACAAGAGGCCGTGTTGTTAGGATCCATCCCCCTTGAAATCCAGGAGATTCCTAGTATCCCCGAGGTAGAAACTATGCGAGTggatgaggctcccaaggaaacatgTATGACGCCCATTCTAGCTTACATTCGTAAGGGAATACTCCCCGAGGATATGTTTATGGCTCGCCGACTCCGCTATCAGGCTGCAAGATACGTGATATACGACGAAGTCCTGTACAAGAGAGGGTTCAACCAACCTCTGCTTAGGtgtgttgaagaagaagaaggaaattacatcctAAGAGAGGTGCATGAAGGAATCTGTGGCAATCACTCAGGGGGTAGTTCGTTGGCAATGAAAGTTTTGCGCCAAGGGTATTATTGGCCCACAATGAGAGAAGATGCTACAAATTTCGTCAGggcatgtgatcgctgccagcgctttgcaaactactcgtctatgccggcgacactcttgacgcctatggcaagcccgtggtcgttcgccatgtggggaattgatcttatcggggaattgccgaaagctaaaggagacgtcaaatatgcagtggttgcggtcgattactttactaaatgggcggaagctatgccactggctactatcaccgcaaagaaaatcagagattttgttttcaactcaattgtatgtaggtttggaatcccttacaagcttGTCTCCGACAATGGAAAGCAGTTTAATAGCAAGGAGTT
This genomic interval from Apium graveolens cultivar Ventura chromosome 8, ASM990537v1, whole genome shotgun sequence contains the following:
- the LOC141680472 gene encoding uncharacterized protein LOC141680472, with amino-acid sequence MFKEVRLECVPREKSSNADALAKMGSQQEAVLLGSIPLEIQEIPSIPEVETMRVDEAPKETCMTPILAYIRKGILPEDMFMARRLRYQAARYVIYDEVLYKRGFNQPLLRCVEEEEGNYILREVHEGICGNHSGGSSLAMKVLRQGFGIPYKLVSDNGKQFNSKELRQLCEEFKIKKEFAAIIG